A window of the Thermodesulfobacteriota bacterium genome harbors these coding sequences:
- a CDS encoding rhodanese-like domain-containing protein, translating to MKKISLIFLPLILTLLFFNQGYAENDEKESKNQPQIIKDITVEEAHTIIQNNENNSNLVIIDVRTPEEYNQEHIDNASNIDFYSDAFKEELNKLDKTKTYVIHCRSGGRSSQTLDLMRELGFREVYNMGGIIQWKEKGLPTIK from the coding sequence ATGAAAAAGATATCTCTTATATTTTTACCTTTAATTCTAACACTTCTATTCTTTAATCAAGGATATGCTGAAAACGATGAGAAGGAATCGAAGAATCAGCCTCAAATCATCAAAGATATAACTGTTGAAGAGGCGCATACAATCATACAAAATAATGAAAATAACAGTAACCTAGTAATAATTGATGTACGTACGCCTGAAGAATACAATCAAGAACATATTGACAATGCGTCAAATATCGACTTTTATTCCGATGCTTTCAAAGAAGAACTTAACAAGCTTGATAAAACCAAAACCTATGTAATACATTGTCGCTCAGGGGGCCGCAGCTCTCAAACCTTAGATTTGATGAGAGAACTCGGGTTCAGAGAAGTCTACAACATGGGCGGTATAATCCAATGGAAGGAGAAGGGACTGCCAACGATAAAGTAG